The Brachyspira hyodysenteriae ATCC 27164 genome includes a window with the following:
- a CDS encoding glycosyltransferase, protein MSYHCECEQCKNKEFNPEDYIIKEEDFKVLDKERPLGISGHLRVKDEAMSIAECIDSCIDALDELIITYNKSTDNTEEILKEYKNKYPDKIRIYYYAPNLIKYDKDEYITKYSELHYLYNYYNFGYVKIKYRYYMKIDADQVYFTKKLLDIREALLIDINDKRNIDTKILSFLKIDKIAWYIPIKKLRNTFRSYFIKKIFNKDIIPEMFAYEYLFSFKELIIYNRIKSVDDFSLELGGFNTIINNDELLLYTDDFIFNGCVGDHNIWKPDSNYKYQLYTANGLEIINKLRPTVIIGFCWIHFGFIKRRITLNSKLHIDVLNIKNTTWKDMKDIILSVNNNKYNSEFAKNTYLIFGDKYFDIDKKYVTKEFYNRYLKKPLEYAIKNQDKLW, encoded by the coding sequence ATGTCATACCATTGCGAATGTGAACAGTGTAAAAATAAAGAGTTTAATCCTGAAGATTATATTATAAAAGAAGAAGATTTCAAAGTACTTGATAAAGAACGTCCTTTAGGTATATCTGGACATTTAAGAGTAAAAGATGAGGCTATGAGCATAGCTGAATGTATAGATTCCTGCATTGATGCCTTAGATGAACTTATAATCACATATAATAAATCAACTGATAATACGGAAGAAATTTTAAAAGAGTATAAAAATAAATATCCTGACAAAATAAGGATTTATTATTATGCTCCAAATTTAATAAAATATGATAAAGATGAATATATTACAAAATATTCTGAATTACATTATTTATATAATTATTATAATTTTGGTTATGTAAAAATAAAATATAGATATTATATGAAAATAGATGCTGATCAAGTATATTTTACAAAAAAATTACTAGATATAAGGGAAGCATTATTAATAGACATAAACGATAAAAGAAATATTGATACCAAAATATTATCTTTTCTAAAAATTGATAAAATAGCATGGTATATTCCAATAAAAAAACTAAGAAATACTTTCAGATCTTATTTCATAAAAAAAATCTTTAATAAAGACATAATTCCTGAAATGTTTGCATATGAATATCTATTTTCATTTAAAGAACTTATAATATATAATAGGATTAAAAGCGTAGATGATTTTAGTTTAGAACTTGGAGGATTTAATACTATTATAAATAATGATGAATTATTATTATATACAGACGATTTCATATTTAATGGATGTGTAGGAGACCATAATATATGGAAGCCTGATTCAAATTATAAATATCAATTGTATACTGCAAACGGTTTAGAAATAATTAATAAGTTAAGACCAACAGTTATAATTGGATTTTGTTGGATTCATTTTGGTTTTATAAAAAGAAGAATTACATTGAATAGTAAATTACATATAGATGTTTTAAACATAAAAAATACAACTTGGAAAGATATGAAAGATATTATATTATCTGTTAATAATAATAAATATAATTCAGAATTTGCTAAAAATACATATTTGATCTTTGGTGATAAATATTTCGATATTGATAAAAAATATGTTACAAAAGAATTTTATAATAGATATTTAAAAAAACCTCTTGAATATGCTATAAAAAATCAAGATAAGTTATGGTAA
- a CDS encoding PepSY-like domain-containing protein: protein MTKKLFALLITLTIISTSNAFADWVVPASSLPQKAKSFIQQIYPGVQIWKVERDDGKFEVKLSNGSKIDFLYNGDWHSIDGEYNAVPFNALPANIANTIRNTYPQAAVIDVEKEWGNYKVKLNNFMELFISSNGQLMGQKFDD, encoded by the coding sequence ATGACTAAAAAATTATTCGCTTTATTAATAACTTTAACTATAATTTCTACTTCAAACGCTTTTGCTGATTGGGTTGTTCCTGCTTCTTCACTTCCTCAAAAAGCTAAAAGTTTCATACAGCAAATTTATCCTGGTGTACAAATATGGAAAGTAGAAAGAGATGACGGAAAATTTGAAGTGAAATTATCAAACGGTTCTAAAATAGACTTTTTATACAATGGTGATTGGCATAGCATAGACGGCGAATATAATGCTGTACCTTTCAATGCTTTACCTGCTAATATAGCAAACACTATAAGAAATACTTATCCTCAGGCTGCTGTAATAGATGTAGAAAAAGAATGGGGCAATTACAAAGTAAAATTAAATAACTTTATGGAATTATTCATCTCTTCTAATGGACAGTTAATGGGACAGAAATTCGATGATTAA
- a CDS encoding DUF2157 domain-containing protein, giving the protein MGSKNRFLLKELKKWNKDNLITDEQFETLSKRYRDDYIDWQPIIKAIMITGIIMVSIGFIAFISFYIFSLYFIAFLFALLFVSGFIIDEIFKRKDIYLPKTSSAIIAISSIFLSAFIFTVSYIITHNKDNFILLSLISIILFFIIAYIKRNYAVLSIAVIGLITWYGFEGFDIIPEITFNINNYIRFIITSILMFLIGITNINKKLGERYYNFSIIYYTVGILYLNIILAVMSILGNSNEVMIFKPKTMELLIYSILFFVSDIITFIIGYKLKISSIVRYSIFFIILNMYIRYFEYFYLEMNAWIFFIILGIFTILIGVIIERIIKYK; this is encoded by the coding sequence ATGGGAAGCAAAAACAGATTTTTACTCAAAGAATTAAAGAAATGGAATAAAGATAATCTCATAACTGATGAGCAGTTTGAAACATTATCCAAAAGATACAGAGATGATTATATAGATTGGCAGCCTATTATAAAAGCTATAATGATAACAGGTATTATAATGGTATCAATTGGATTTATAGCCTTTATAAGTTTCTATATTTTTTCTCTTTATTTTATAGCATTTTTATTTGCTTTGCTTTTTGTATCGGGATTTATAATTGACGAAATTTTTAAAAGAAAAGATATATATTTGCCTAAAACTTCCTCTGCTATAATAGCCATTTCTTCAATATTTTTATCAGCATTTATTTTTACTGTATCATATATTATAACTCATAATAAAGATAATTTTATTTTATTATCTCTTATAAGTATAATATTATTTTTTATAATAGCTTATATAAAAAGAAATTATGCTGTGCTTTCAATAGCTGTTATAGGGTTAATTACTTGGTATGGTTTTGAAGGTTTCGATATTATACCGGAAATAACTTTCAATATTAATAATTATATAAGATTTATTATAACAAGCATATTAATGTTTTTAATAGGTATAACTAATATAAATAAAAAATTAGGGGAGAGATATTATAATTTCTCAATCATATATTATACGGTTGGTATATTATATTTGAATATAATACTTGCTGTAATGTCTATATTGGGAAATTCAAATGAAGTTATGATATTTAAACCTAAGACTATGGAATTATTAATATATAGTATTTTGTTTTTTGTATCAGATATAATAACTTTTATAATAGGCTATAAATTAAAAATTTCTTCAATAGTAAGATATTCTATATTTTTCATTATTTTAAATATGTATATAAGATATTTTGAATATTTTTATTTAGAAATGAATGCTTGGATATTTTTTATCATACTTGGAATATTCACTATATTAATAGGCGTAATAATAGAGCGGATCATAAAGTATAAATAA